A stretch of the Modestobacter marinus genome encodes the following:
- a CDS encoding helix-turn-helix domain-containing protein, giving the protein MTSLLDRPVMPDDGDITAAVAALPQVKDFLATHPGREAVRLLVDDEHGDSLTVPRSAVELLARVLAHMAAGQGVSIVPAQAELTTQQAADMLNISRPFLIGLLEQGAIDYRKVGTHRRIKAASLMAYMRADDRRRSAAAGELHALTQEMI; this is encoded by the coding sequence ATGACTTCCCTACTGGACCGCCCGGTCATGCCCGATGACGGTGACATCACCGCCGCCGTCGCAGCCCTCCCGCAAGTCAAGGACTTCCTGGCCACCCACCCCGGGCGCGAGGCCGTGCGCCTGCTCGTCGACGACGAGCACGGGGACTCACTCACCGTCCCCCGCTCCGCGGTGGAGCTGCTGGCGCGCGTGCTGGCTCACATGGCCGCCGGCCAAGGCGTCTCGATCGTCCCTGCCCAGGCCGAGCTGACCACCCAGCAGGCCGCGGACATGCTCAACATCAGCCGCCCGTTCCTCATCGGGCTGCTGGAGCAGGGCGCGATCGACTACCGCAAGGTGGGCACGCACCGGCGGATCAAGGCCGCTTCGCTGATGGCCTACATGCGCGCCGACGACCGCCGCCGCAGTGCCGCGGCCGGTGAGCTGCACGCCCTCACCCAGGAGATGATCTGA